The genomic window AGATTTCAATATTCTATTCTTTTCAGGACCTCAAACAATTCTTTTAGAAACTAAGATGATCAACTTATCTTAACAGCCCAACCCATTTTGACTGTACAACAATTAAGAGATGTAAAAGAGtagttttaattaaataaatagataagaaTAGCATACAAGTCTCACACAGGGCTgggcttttcaatctttcccagtACAAGACATAGAAAAACCACACAGTAACTTTGCATAGCACATCCTCTGCTCGGTATAGATGATTTATTCAcagttctggatttctcaaaagaaaaaaaaagttgctttGCTCAGAGCAAAAGTTAAAAACATTTTATGAATTTGTACTGAAGAATTTGTTGATTTTAGCATTGAAACTGAAAGCAAAATCAATCCATCATTACATTAATAAATAACTTAGGACAAACAGATCAGTTTTGCCCAGTCACAGACATCAGCTTGCCCTACAGACACTTTTCCCAGACATGCTCCTTTCCACTACAAAGGCTCGGAGAACCAGCAGGTCTCTGTACACAACATTTTGCCTTTGTAATATCCAGAGAGCTGTACCCAGTGGTACAAATGTTGAAAACTTAGGATGCCAGCCAAAAAAATTCTACCACTACAAAACAgcaacagagaaagaaaaaaaaaaaaatgcttttgttctttttcagagtagtatttttttttctactttttaaaatttttctaattttaaaAACCAAATTTCAAAATTTTAGGCAACTGGGATTTTCCCCAGATATGCGGCTGTAGATGAGGAGGATTCACTTGGTGCCCTCTTTCAACTAGCATGCATGCAAAATTAGTTCCTCCCATCCACAACGTGCCCAAGTCTCTTTGGATTGCAACTCACATTTTCCATCTCCTCTGCAATCATACCATAGGATCCATGCCAATTTGTGCACCAAAAATGTTTTCAGCTTAGTATAATAAGGGGTTTGGCTGTTTAACAATAAACAGAACAAGTCATCGCTATGTTCAGATAAAGCAGATTCTGGCAGGTAACCAACAAAGCAGATTGAAGAGCAAGGATGGACAACTTTGGCCCTCAAGGGATATAATCCAATTAgtttgtcaggatttccccaataaatgtgcatgagatctttttACAAACAATAGGAGGCAGTGGATGAAAAAATATAAATCtcgcgcatattcattggggaaatcctgaaaacccaactgggctcCATCCACGAGCACCAAGGTTGCCCACCCATGAGATACAGTATTGTTCATCAAGCATTAGGAGCTCTTACCTATACAGAGATTTATCTTAACAGGTCATGAATTTCCCACATTTGATTTTTTTGGATTATTGCATAAAATGGTGTCAAATACAGACCAGTGTTTACTACAGCTATCAAGACAAgaatttaatgtttaaataaaaaatatctgACTTCTTGCAAACTATATACCATGTTAAAAATCTTGTATTCCTCTTCCCTAGAACAAACATTTCAGTCTTTAAATACATCCAGTTAGCCTGTGTGACAGACTTTTCCATTTGCCTTTTGTTTTGGAATATTATCCAAAATGCATTTGCTTGTGGGCTTATAAGTTGCCGAACTACAAAAGGAGTCTCTCCTTTTCCCCAAATCTAAATTGAAATTTCACGACGACCACAAAATAGAGTAGCAACCATCTTAAACCATAAAAGCACTTAAGAGGGAGATCAGACGCGCTCAGGGTGGTGTGGCCGTAGACTGCAAGTTCTCAAATGTTTTCTCGTCATAGTGAGGAGGAGGAGTCAATGGCTCTATATTTATCTGGATAGAGCTGTTTTTATCTGCTAGCTTTGATCTGAAGTCTTTGAGGTGAAGTTTATCTGATTTTATTCTCTTGACTTTTAAAGATCTGAGTGCTCTTCCCAGACGGGAGCTCTGCCTTCTTGCTGGTTTTTCCTTGTTCGAATCTGTTTTTGTGCTAGCTGTCGGCATGTCACCATCAAGTTCATTCAGAGACTCGTAGGAAGGGAGGGACAAACTCATCCTAGCATTTCTGTCCAAATCAGTCCCTTCTGCAGTGGAATAGCCTGTTCCCATAACTTCTTCATATGAAGGGACAGTGTACCTGGGTGCATCCTCGTCTTCCTGActgtggaaaaaaaacaaaacagaattttAAAGGGTTCATTTCCATCCCAttgtctacaccagtggtctcaaaactcaaaccatttgcagggccacattttggatttgtaggttacttgaaggcctcagaaaaaaatagttaatgtcttattaaagaaatgacaattttgcatgaggtaaaactctttatagtttataaatctttccttttggccaagtcttaataataataatatgagacttatgatcaagaaacctcaaactccacctctcactaaagccaactaccccaaacaaataaccttacccatttctcactctttttgaaaatgaccaattttttttttttttttggtaagttcttttggtaagttttttttttggtaatacatcttggataattcttttgtaatccaccttgaactgcaaggtaatggcggaatagaaatccctaatgtaatgtaatgtaattttacttttgtgattatgataaacttaccgagggcctcaaaatagtacctggcgggccgcatgtggcccccgggtcgtgagtttgaggccactggtcTACACACTACTTCACAATACCAAGAAGAAGAACATAATTTGGAGTAGGGGCCTGTTCAGTACTTGTGATATTAGAGTTCACTGTCAGAGTTTgagtctctccctcccccaacatttTTTCCTCAATGTAAGATTAGCTTGTCCCAAGACAGCATGGCAGTCAATTTCACCGACCACCACTGGCCAAGGGCTAAAAGGAGGAGTCTGTTCCCTCCACCACTGAACACCATGGCTCAGCTCTTACGACAGAAGGCACTGCCAttcaccttccctcccccaagttCATCACCAAATACCCACTGGGCTTCCACCAGGCAAGAGAATTGAAGCAGTGCACTGTGCACCATGTCTATGGCCAAGTCTAAGGACCACCTGACAGTGTGAATTTATCTCGGTTCTCCATATCCTACAGAGAACATCACCGCTTAAATGTGAGCTAGGAGCAAGACAAACCAACCAGTAGTTTAatcaaaacaaaatcattttGAGTCTGTCAGTTTGATTTGCTAGGGTTCGTTACAACATGTAAACTACGCAATGTCTTGAAGATCTGATAATTTATTGGCGTCCTTTTCCACTGCACATGAACAGAAGGTTTATATGCATAAAAGATAAAGTCtctacagaattaaaaaaaatttgccaGTATTGTGCAACCACATCCTTGTCTACCCCTCTCCTCCAATAAAGCAGTAGGTATAACTCTTCTTCCTCCAAGACAAAATGACCAGGATTCCTCCTCCTGTTCCTTCTCCTATCTTCAGGCAGTGAAGTAACAAAGCCTTCATTCCCCACTACCCAGTTTTGATAAGGCTCTGGTATGTCCTCTTCATGGAAACAAGAGTCACTTCAAAGCAGTTGAAGCTAGAAAAGGCGGGGTTTCCTTTCAGAAGGTGTGACCACCTTCTGAAATGCTTTATtaaagggaatagcccaaaatgaaacCAGACGTTTACAGACTAtccaaaatgcttctattaaacttataatgaaagatttgatatttactttgCCTTTATTATACTAAATCTCAAAGATTTTGTTTAAAAGTCTTTAGTGTTTTGTGTCCAATTTTTACACACCAGGACGAGAAGCTCTTCTCTTACAGCTTAAGAGAGGAATTTTCATCCTGTAGAACTTCTCCTGAACCTGTATAGCCTCCTGGATAAAAGCTACGAAATTCAATCAcgtgacacctctccttaagaaagcgcGTTGGGCTCCCAGTAGCTCACCGTATAATCTATAAACTAAGTTTGCTTACTTTAAaaatctttgctatacaaaactccagcttttattctTAAACTACTGATTCCCTACACCTCAACTAGATTATGGAGGTCAAACGATCAACATTTACTAataattccctcacttaaaattattaacacacggcgGCAAATCGTTTTTTCTGTCACAacccctcaaacatggaactccctcccttATCTATTTAAGGGAAGACCGCAActtggatagatttaagagcaaattaaaaagctttctttttaaggatgcatttgataattagaaagcctGACCAGGAGCCTCATTTCGATTCCACTTCATGACTTCTCCAAGTACATggatctctcccttcctattgggttttttttcccccttaagtgtcttatttactatcaacaacttgtatttctcttcccattttttccttttgttttaacaTGACTAATCAACTTTACCAGaaataagctaaaaaaaaaaaaaaaggcatctacaaataactgtcTTAAATCGTTTTCTAAACCTGCCCTTTTCACAGCAAATGCATTAATGTGAATCCCAGAAAACATCCGGAttgcagcatttaaaaaaaaaaaaaatgtatcataACAACTTGCTCAATGTCCCCGATCCGGCATTAGCTAAATGGTGTGAGTAAACCTACCTGCAAACTTGCTGATTTGCAAGAAGATGTTAACCTGTAGTTAATCATTGGGCCGCACCTCCTGCTCCATTATTACCTGCTTTGGGTGTGCTGAAAGCCACTGGGTTAAAACTGTTGTGACTCAGCTGCCCAAGAGATGTTGCAATGTCTAAATGAAAGGCCACCTGCACCGCTGCGTCATTTGCAATGCCGTTCGTTAATGTCTCATCCCAAATGTGAACTTTTTACCTACTAagacagtttcaagtttattaaaactttgCTGTTACACGCAGTGTCGAGGACTTCAATGCGTGTGACGATTTAAAATTAGGAAACAAACAATAAAGCAGCTTTTTAATAAACGCAACCCCTCTCTTTATTGTGGTTTAGTGTAAAGCCAGAACTTTTATCCCACATATCTtggtatgtttgtttttttaaacattttgtttGGGCTTTTGTCAGCAAATgttgattttataaaaaatttttaaaaagttaaaatatattttatgaaaCCAAAAATGCCAAACAAATTGCGTTCCACCTGTTTACCTCCTTGCCATGCCTCCTCCAGAGAAATTCCAAGAAATTGATAAGGTGTCTGTTTGCCTCTTAACCCAATTGCGCATTTGCCTGCTTTCTTGCATTAACTACATGTTAAGGCCCCGCCCAATCAATACACCAGTTGCTCCTGAATACTGGCACCACAGTTTCAAAATTCACAAACCAGCAAAGTGATCCTGTGATGCAGGAGATTAGCACAACCGGCCCATAGAGTCTACAACTGCTTGTAATGCCAACATTTGGGAGGGTGCAGACTTGAGCCGGTTCTCtgtggacccccctccccccccaaaaaaaaataaaaataaaaaaattattcaatcATGTTCTAGAGAGATCCAATAGACTCACCCCTCTTCCTGAGCTCGACGTCTAACCGGAGAGTCTTGGGAGTTCCTGGAGTTTGCATCACTTTGTCTTTCCTGTTTTTTCTTCTGCCGGGCATTGAGGCATATagccagcagcagcagggcaaGTCCTGACCCAATCATCACGTAAGCCAGAGGAAATTGTTTGTTTGTCACtgttcctcctccatctcctttcGTTCCTCCATTTGGTTCTGGCTGGCTACCATTTCCTTGAGATAGAGACTGGTTATTGCCAAATCCCGGCACCAGATTCCATGCTGCCATTACGATCCCAATGATAAGCATTCCTATTCCTAAGGCAGTCAGAGCATACTGAGATCCACTGGACTTTGACTGGGCCATTATGACCACTGGTGGTGAGCAGATAAGTAGGCTTAAGACTCAAATTTGATTTTCTATCTTCTCGCTCATGTCAATGTGAAAGTCTGAGTTCAAAATATATCCAAACTATTTTGAGAATTCCAACCATTTTCAGAGCTCTGAAAGACAAAACGGTAGAACATCTTTTATTACCAAAATGCAATACCTTAAAAAAGTCTAACTATAAAACACATATACACTTTCTTATTAACGCCAAAACTAGACAGTCAGTTTCGATGAATACGTTTAAAAGGTTCATTCATCGATAAAACTGCGCACACATCGGTCCAGTTTAGCAGCTAAAAGACAGCCTCTCGCCTTCAGCCTCCAGTAACTCATCAGCAACCCAGCTCTGAACAAGGGACACCCCCCTCTCCCAGTTGCTTTTTATCTAGAACATTCTCTGTCTGATGCCAAACATCAAAAATGACACTGACAGTCTTGTTTGAAATAACTACCTGAGTTTTGTTACTGATAGATTTTGAAGTTTTCCTGTTAAGACTGGCCAATTCCAGGGACCCTAACTCTGCCCCTCCCAGTGATCTCAATGCAGCAGGCCATGGATGACAGGTGTCCTGGGAAGCATGAAGACTCCAGGATGCTGACAGACACAGGGAAAAGGGAGCTTTCTAGGATGCTTCATACATAATGTGACCATaccgtccctttttcagatcccctgtcccgttgcccccactcacagcttcgggaagccgaaaatgtcccgttttcagagacggcgtcccgaagctgtgtgtggggacaacgggacaggcgatcgcggagaatgggctctctccctgcttctccgCCCGCTGCGGCAACAACcgcaggaaaggcatgtccaggcaccggcccagaagcctccccgacgtcaattctgacatcggaaaagaagttccgggccaggaagggcgggactgaaaattaatagatggatacaagaaacatggtatatatgtatgaatagaaaaggaaagggggtaaaattattggaaatattaggggatatatgtaatattaggggatatatgtaatatgatgagatatatttgttgtgcattaatgtatataataaaatgaaaaaagagtttgaggaagaaagggtgggggagggataggttaatgtatgattaattgtattatggaagagggatgtctaagtatgtatatgtttggatagattattttattgatatgggaagggatgggagatgggtggggggaattaaaacatgtataataatattgtttaagaatgtcaagtgagttatatgaattaaaaaaaaaaaaaatagatgtcctgttttgatgaaaaaaataaatggtcatattaTTCATGCAGCGCTGGAGATTGGGAGCAACTGGAGTCAAACTATGGTTCTGTCACCGAACTATATGACATGTTTAGGTGCTCTTGGGGACAAGGTTAGAATGaaaggggctttttttttttttagtacacgAGGAGAAAATTTCATTCTATGGTTCAAGATGTTTTGGCACAGaattatctctctctttcttgagAATGAATATTTGCTTCATCTTTGACACTAATCAGCTAGAGATTTCTGGAAAATAAAGAGCGATTATAAAGTATCTCCCATttcttgtggtggtggtggtgggagaggtTTTCACCTAGGCGAAGTTAGGACCGGCCTATATAGTGGTCTCTTCTGTGCCAGTCTCGAGGCATACAGTATCTAGATGAGATGGCAAGAGGAGCACCCCAAATGGATTCTGAATAAAATGGCAGCTATGTGGATCAACCCTTCAGCAttacacagacaagaggacattaAAACCTGGCTATGCTTCTGCTAGTCTCCCTATCCTGTTTAAATCAGTTTTAGTTATCAATCTTTTGGCTTAAATTATCTTCCCTATTTTATATTGCGGACTTATAGATAATTAATTGTCCTTAGTTATTTTGGTTGTTTACAGAGATTATAAGTGAAAACTTTTCCCTTTTGGGGACACCATGTTTCACTCCTAAACTCAGCTGATGCTTTAATAtgataaaatatacaaaaaaattaaaaacaatgcGCACACACGCCACGCAAATGGAGTTATAGTTAAACTGGAAGCAAAGTTAATTTTTGAAGTTTagagttccttttacaaagccacggcagCAAGTCCCAGTGCGGCAAACGCAAAGCAGGCCATAAGCATTGAATGAGCTGCATCGCATACGCTGCGCGGGAATTGCTACCGTCGCTTTGTAATAGGGGCCCTTAATGTATTAAAAATGAAAGTAAAATTATTTCTGGCTTAGcaccgtttaaaaaaaaaaaaaaaaatttcttccattttAGCCTAAATTATTATTTCATGCTTGTTTagcacaaagttaaaaaaaaaaaaaaagaaaaacaatggaAAAAACCAGCATTAACAATGTACCACCAATTTTCAACACTTTTTATTTAACTATATGACGATGTGGTAGCACAAATGAAGTTGATCAGCAGACAAGAGAATTTTGGGGAATCTGACAAAGGAGTCTGGACATAAATACAAATACGGAGGATAAGGAAGACGGACAATATTGAAAAGTGAGCAGATCATACTTCCACAGTCTTGAAAAGATAAACAACTCCATATATAGCCTCCATTGATTTTTGGAACCTGTTAAGAAAATTATAAAAAGTTTGAGAacacttccctatgaggagaggctaaagcggctagggctcgtCAGCTTGAAGAGATGGATCAGGGGTAATATGACAGagatctacaaaatactgagtggagtggaaagggtagatgtgaatctcttgttcaccctttccaaaaaatactagaactggggagggggggcatgagatgaagctgctaataaactggagaaaatatttcttcactcaatgtgtaattaaactctggaatttgttgctgaagaatgtggagaaatcagttagcttaacagtgtttaaaaaaggtttggataattgcctaaaagagaagtccataggccgatgtatactgctatactctttaattcattgtacacaaagtttctctttattgtattgagatgtacactgctatactctttaattcattgtacgtaaagtttctctttattgtattgacattttcttttattgtatccacagtttcttttattgtgaaccgccttgaagtcgcaagatagctggcggtatataaaaataaagttattattattattattattattgagatggattggggaaattcactgcttattcctaggataagtatcATAaaatctggggtttttttttactacttgggatctatctaggtacttgggacctgggttggccactgttggaaacaggatactgtgcttggtggactttcggtctgtcctagtatagcaattcttatgttaatacAGTTAACAGATATTCCTttaacatgaaaaaataaataaaataaaattcattgCAGTCAGTGCAGAATCTTCCTAACTCAATTATTTAAAAACAAATCCACCCTGCCTccggagggaaaggagagaagacTGGCAGAAACTGGCCTTGCATGTTTGGATAACAAACTTAAATGGCTATTAATCAAAACGAGTGGCTACCAGAAGAACTGGGCTCGTCCAGATTGATTTGCATTTTTATATGACACGTGAGACCCAGATAAGATTGCAA from Geotrypetes seraphini chromosome 15, aGeoSer1.1, whole genome shotgun sequence includes these protein-coding regions:
- the TMEM51 gene encoding transmembrane protein 51; this encodes MAQSKSSGSQYALTALGIGMLIIGIVMAAWNLVPGFGNNQSLSQGNGSQPEPNGGTKGDGGGTVTNKQFPLAYVMIGSGLALLLLAICLNARQKKKQERQSDANSRNSQDSPVRRRAQEEGQEDEDAPRYTVPSYEEVMGTGYSTAEGTDLDRNARMSLSLPSYESLNELDGDMPTASTKTDSNKEKPARRQSSRLGRALRSLKVKRIKSDKLHLKDFRSKLADKNSSIQINIEPLTPPPHYDEKTFENLQSTATPP